GCCTGCATTCCCAGCAAGGCGCTGTTGCGGCCGGGTCATGTGCTCGCCGCCGCGCAGGCGATGGACGGGATCACCGCGACCGGCCTCGACGTCGCCGCCGTGCTGCGGCGTCGCGATTCGTTCGCCGGGCACGACGACACCTCCCAGGTGAAATGGGCGAACGACAATCGCATCGACGTGGTGCGCGGCACCGGGCGACTCGCCGGTCCGCGCCGCGTCGAGGTCGAGGGCCGGACGCTGACCGCGCGCCACGCGGTCGTCCTGGCGACCGGCACCACCGCGAACATTCCCGACATACCCGGCCTGCGCGACGCGCTGCCGTGGATCTCCCGCGACGCCACGAATCTGCACGAGGTGCCCGAGCGGGTGCTCGTCCTCGGCGGTGGGGTCGTCGCATGCGAGGCGGCGACCTGGCTGGCCGCGCTCGGCGCGCAGGTCAGCCTGGTCGTGCGTGGCGATGGCGTGCTGACCTCCGCGGAACCGTTCGCGGGCGAACGCGTCGTCGCGGCGCTCACCGAGCGCGGCGTGCGCGTCCTGCTGAACACCACTCCGGTGAGCGTGCGCCGCCCCGACGCGAAGGACACCGGCGAGGGACGCGTGCACGGCGGCCCGGTCACGGTGCGGGTGCACCACGCGCAGGGCGACGACGAGATCGAGGTCGACGAGATCATCGTGGCCGCGGGACGCACGCCGGCCACCGCGGGTCTCGGCTTGGCCGAGGTCGGCCTGCCGGACGGCTACGTCGAAGTCGACGACCAGCTGACCGTGCGTGGCGTGGACGGTGACTGGCTGTACTGCGTCGGCGACCTGAACCATCGCGCCGCCCTCACGCATATGGGCAAGTACCAGGCCAGGGTGTGCGGTGACGTGATCGCCGCCCGCGCCGAAGGGCGTCCGCTCGCCGGCGCCCGGTTCGCCGCGAGCGCCGATCACGCACAGGTCCCCCAGGTGGTGTTCACCGCGCCGGAGGTGGCCTCCGTCGGACTCACCGAGGCGGCCGCACGCGCCGCGGGCCACGCCGTCGAGACGGTGGAACTCGATATCGCCGTGGCCGGATCCTCGTTGGCGCGCAACGACTTCGCGGGCCACGCCAAACTGGTCATCGATGCGGCCGCCGACACACTGCTCGGCGCCACCTTCGTCGGCCCCGAAGTGGGCGAGCAGCTGCACGCGGCCACCATCGCGGTGGTGGGCAAGGTGCCGCTGGCAACGCTGTGGCACGCAGTGCCTGCGTTTCCCGCCGTGAGCGAGTTCTGGTTACGTCTGTTGGAGGCCCGCCGCGCGTAGCTACCATCGGTGAATGGTGGCATCGACAGATATCCAGACCGCCGACGGAGTCGTCCGGGGTCGTCGTGGCCGCCGCGTGCTGCGCTGGCGGTCCCTCCCCTACGCGGCCCCACCGGTGGGTGACTTGCGCTTTCGCGCTCCGCAGCCGGTGCTCCCCTGGACCGGGGTGCGCGAGTGCACCGAATTCGGGTTCGCCGCGATGCAGCACCGCACCGGCGCGCGGATCGGTCCGCGGCGCTATCAGCCCACCAACGAGGACGCGCTGACACTGAATGTCACCGTGCCCGTCACACCGTCCGCCACGCCGCGTCCGGTACTCGTGTTCATCCACGGTGGTGGGTACCTCATCGGCACCTCGGCGCTGGGCCTCTACTCCGGCGCCCGGCTGGCCCTGCGCGGGGACGTGGTCATGGTGTCGCTGAACTACCGGCTCGGCGCGTTCGGGTATGTCGATTTCAGCGAGTTCAGCACTCCGGCGCACACTTTCGAGTCGAACCTGGGCCTGCGCGACCAGGTCGCCGCGTTGCGCTGGGTGCGGGCCAATATCGCGGCGTTCGGCGGCGATCCGGACAACGTGACGATCTTCGGCGAATCGGCGGGCGCGCATGCGGTATTGAGCCTGCTCGCCACGCCCGCCGCGAAAGGCCTTTTCCATCAAGCCATTTCGCAGAGCCCGCCGGCGGACTGGGCGATGACCGCCGAGGACGCCCGGGCCTTCGCGCGCCGGTGCGTCACCGAACTCGGCGCCACCCCGGAGACCGCGGCGCAGACGCTGCGCACCGCAAGCGCCAACGATATCCGGCGCGCGGTCGACCGGAGCAGCGGCAGGGTGCTGCGCGAGCATCGCGGCTTGTTCCCGGTCGCTCCCGTGGTCGACGGCGATTTCCTGCCGCAGGCGCCGATCGACGCAATCGTCGACGGCAACGCGCACCGAGTGCCGCTGATCATCGGCACCAACCGCGACGAAGGGACGCTGTTCGCGAAGTTCGCCGACTCGCTGCCCACCACGGCGGAGCGCCTGCGGGCCGCGGTCGGTTCCGCCGCGGCCGAATCCCGTATCGCCGCAGCCTATCCCGGGTATCCGGCGGCGCGGGCGGCCGTGCGCGCGGGCGGCGATTTCGTCTTCTGGCGGCCCTCGGTCCGCGTGATGGCGGGGCACAGCAAGTACGCGCCCACCTACGCCTACCGGTACGACTTCGCGCCGCGCGCGTTGCAGCTCCTCGGACTGGGAGCCTCGCACGCCACCGACCTGGTGCCCGTCTTCGGCGGCGGCGAGGCCTCGTTCGGCATCGCCTTCACCGCGGCCGGCGGCCGGCGCGGGCTACAAGCCGTGACCCGCCAGTTCCAGGACAACTGGCTCGCGCTCGCGCGCACCGGCGCGCCGCTGCCGTCCTGGCCGCCCTACACCGAATCCCGCCGCACGACGCTGATCATCGACTATCCCACGCGCGTCGAGCACGACCCGGACCAAGCCAAACGCCTTGCCTGGCAAGATATCCGAATCCCCACCTTGCGCGCGCGGGCTACTTGAGCAGGCGCGACATCCGGCGGTCGGCCAAGATCTTGCCGCCGGTCTGACAGGTCGGGCAGTACTGGAAGGAACGCTCCGCGTAGGAGACCTCACGGACGGTGTCGCCGCAGACCGGGCACGGCAGACCGGTCCGCGCGTGCACCTGCATGCCGGAGCGTTTCTCGCCTTTGAGCCGGGCGGCGTCCTGGCCGACCGACCGTTGCACGGCGTCGGACAGCACCGCCCGCATCGCCGCGTACAACTCGGAGACCTTGTCCGCTGCAAGGGTTTTGGTGTTGGCGAACGGCGATATCCGTGCGGTGTGCAGTATCTCGTCGGAGTAGGCATTGCCGATGCCCGCCAGCAGGGTCTGGTCGACGATCGCGGTCTTGATCCGCTGCGAGGCGCCGCACAGGATCTCGGCGAACTCCTCCTCGGTCACCGCGAGCGCGTCGGGCCCGAGCCTGGCGATGCCGGGGACCAGCTTCGGGTCGTCCACGATGTACACCGCGAGCCGCTTCTTGGTGCCGGCCTCGGTCAGATCGATCGCGGGCGTCGCGCCCTCGGGGGTGAAGAAGTGCACGCGCAACGCCAACGGACTCTTGCCGCCCGGCTTCGGCGGCGTCTGGCTCGGCTCATCGATCCAGCGCAACCAGCCGCCCCGGGACAGATGCGTGATCAGCCACAGGCCGCCGCAGTCCATGCCGAGGAATTTGCCCCAGCGACCCGCGCCCGTCACATCCCGGCCGGACAGCGCGGTCACCGGCGGATCGAAGGTCTTCACGGCGCTCAACGCCGCGACATCCACACGCCCCACCACGGCGCCGACCGCATGTTCCCGGAGGAACTGCGCCAACGCCTCCACTTCAGGTAGTTCGGGCACATGCCCAGGCTACCGGCGGCCACTGACATCAGCAGGCCGGCCGGGCCGGAAATTCAGCCGCGACGCAGCAGGTAGACGTCCATGATCCAGCCTTTCTCGGCACGCAGGTGGGTCCGGCGCTCGACGATCTGCTGTTCGACCTCGCGCAGCGGGCCCGCGATCAAGGTCTCGTCCGGCATGCCGAGGTAGGCGCCCCACCAAATATGTACATCGTTCCCCGGCACCTCGGTGAACGCGCACTCGCCGTCCAGCAGCACCACCGCCGAATCGGCGAGCCCTTCCGCCCGCAGCCGCCGGCCGGTCGTGATGTGCACCGGCTCGCCGATCCGGTGCAGCACCATGCGATGCCGCGCGGCCAGCGCCTGCACACTGGTGACGCCCGGGATCACCTCGTAGTCGAACCGCACGGTGCCGCGGGCGAGCACCCGCTCGATCATCCGCAGGGTGCTGTCGTACAGCGACGGGTCGCCCCACACCAGCAAGCCGCCGACGCCCTCGGCCGCGGCGAACGCCGCCTCCAGCAGCGCGGCCCGGCGCTCGTGCCAATCCTCGACGACGCCCTGGTAGTCGGCGGGCGCGCGATCTCGCGGCGGATCGGCGATTTCCACGATCCGATACGGCCGCTCGGCGTGCTCGGCCAGGATCGCGGTCCGCACGTCGACCAGCTCCTGTTTCTCCGCGCCCTTGCCGATCACGAAGAACACGTCGACCTGCCGCAACGCTTTGACGGCCTGCATCGTCACCTGGTCGGGATCGCCCGCGCCGATGCCGATGACCGAGAGCTTGTGCATGCGCCGAGCTTGCCAAACGCCACGAAGACTAGAGTCGGCAGGCGTGGCGACGACCGATACCCAGTACGAGGACCTGCTCCGACTGGTACTCGCATCCGGCACGAACAAGGCGGACCGCACCGGCACCGGCACGCGCAGCATCTTCGGTCACCAGCTGCGCTACGACCTGGCCGCGGGCTTCCCGCTGATCACCACCAAAAAGGTGCATCTGAAATCGATCGTCTACGAGTTGCTCTGGTTCCTGCGCGGCGATTCCAACGCGACCTGGTTGCAGGAGCACGGCGTCTCCATCTGGGACGAATGGGCCGATGCCGACGGCGAACTGGGCCCGGTCTACGGCGTCCAGTGGCGGTCCTGGCCGACGCCGGACGGCACGCACATCGACCAGATCTCCGAGGTCCTGCAGACGCTGCGCACCAACCCGGACTCGCGGCGCATGCTGGTATCGGCTTGGAACGTCGCTGAATTGAACAAGATGGCGCTGGCCCCCTGCCACGCCTTCTTCCAGTTCTACGTGGCCGACGGGCGGCTGTCCTGCCAGCTGTATCAGCGCAGCGCCGACCTCTTCCTCGGCGTGCCGTTCAATATCGCCAGCTACGCGCTGCTCACCCACATGGTGGCGCAGCAGACCGAGCTCGAGCCCGGCGACTTCATCTGGACCGGTGGCGACTGCCATATCTACGACAACCACCTCGACCAGGTTGACGAGCAGCTGTCCCGGGATCCGTACCCGTTCCCGACGCTGCGCCTGCGTCCCGCGCCGACGCTGTTCGACTACGTCTACGAGGATGTGGAAGTGGTCGGCTACCAGCATCATCCGGCGATCAAGGCACCGGTCGCGGTGTGAACGACCACGCCCGTATCCGGCAGCACGGCAGCGGCGCCCGCACGATCGGCTTGATCTGGGCGCAGACGCCCGACGGCGTCATCGGTGCCGACAACACCATCCCCTGGCGGGTGCCCGAGGACATGGCGAATTTCAAAGCCGTCACCATGGGCCATCCGGTGATCATGGGCAGGCGGACCTGGGATTCGC
This genomic stretch from Nocardia brasiliensis ATCC 700358 harbors:
- a CDS encoding dihydrolipoyl dehydrogenase family protein, with amino-acid sequence MPSETTEYDVIVIGGGPAGENAAAYAIAGSERTAVLVERELVGGECSYWACIPSKALLRPGHVLAAAQAMDGITATGLDVAAVLRRRDSFAGHDDTSQVKWANDNRIDVVRGTGRLAGPRRVEVEGRTLTARHAVVLATGTTANIPDIPGLRDALPWISRDATNLHEVPERVLVLGGGVVACEAATWLAALGAQVSLVVRGDGVLTSAEPFAGERVVAALTERGVRVLLNTTPVSVRRPDAKDTGEGRVHGGPVTVRVHHAQGDDEIEVDEIIVAAGRTPATAGLGLAEVGLPDGYVEVDDQLTVRGVDGDWLYCVGDLNHRAALTHMGKYQARVCGDVIAARAEGRPLAGARFAASADHAQVPQVVFTAPEVASVGLTEAAARAAGHAVETVELDIAVAGSSLARNDFAGHAKLVIDAAADTLLGATFVGPEVGEQLHAATIAVVGKVPLATLWHAVPAFPAVSEFWLRLLEARRA
- a CDS encoding carboxylesterase/lipase family protein, producing the protein MVASTDIQTADGVVRGRRGRRVLRWRSLPYAAPPVGDLRFRAPQPVLPWTGVRECTEFGFAAMQHRTGARIGPRRYQPTNEDALTLNVTVPVTPSATPRPVLVFIHGGGYLIGTSALGLYSGARLALRGDVVMVSLNYRLGAFGYVDFSEFSTPAHTFESNLGLRDQVAALRWVRANIAAFGGDPDNVTIFGESAGAHAVLSLLATPAAKGLFHQAISQSPPADWAMTAEDARAFARRCVTELGATPETAAQTLRTASANDIRRAVDRSSGRVLREHRGLFPVAPVVDGDFLPQAPIDAIVDGNAHRVPLIIGTNRDEGTLFAKFADSLPTTAERLRAAVGSAAAESRIAAAYPGYPAARAAVRAGGDFVFWRPSVRVMAGHSKYAPTYAYRYDFAPRALQLLGLGASHATDLVPVFGGGEASFGIAFTAAGGRRGLQAVTRQFQDNWLALARTGAPLPSWPPYTESRRTTLIIDYPTRVEHDPDQAKRLAWQDIRIPTLRARAT
- a CDS encoding Fpg/Nei family DNA glycosylase, with the translated sequence MPELPEVEALAQFLREHAVGAVVGRVDVAALSAVKTFDPPVTALSGRDVTGAGRWGKFLGMDCGGLWLITHLSRGGWLRWIDEPSQTPPKPGGKSPLALRVHFFTPEGATPAIDLTEAGTKKRLAVYIVDDPKLVPGIARLGPDALAVTEEEFAEILCGASQRIKTAIVDQTLLAGIGNAYSDEILHTARISPFANTKTLAADKVSELYAAMRAVLSDAVQRSVGQDAARLKGEKRSGMQVHARTGLPCPVCGDTVREVSYAERSFQYCPTCQTGGKILADRRMSRLLK
- the cobF gene encoding precorrin-6A synthase (deacetylating), whose product is MHKLSVIGIGAGDPDQVTMQAVKALRQVDVFFVIGKGAEKQELVDVRTAILAEHAERPYRIVEIADPPRDRAPADYQGVVEDWHERRAALLEAAFAAAEGVGGLLVWGDPSLYDSTLRMIERVLARGTVRFDYEVIPGVTSVQALAARHRMVLHRIGEPVHITTGRRLRAEGLADSAVVLLDGECAFTEVPGNDVHIWWGAYLGMPDETLIAGPLREVEQQIVERRTHLRAEKGWIMDVYLLRRG
- a CDS encoding thymidylate synthase; this encodes MRRACQTPRRLESAGVATTDTQYEDLLRLVLASGTNKADRTGTGTRSIFGHQLRYDLAAGFPLITTKKVHLKSIVYELLWFLRGDSNATWLQEHGVSIWDEWADADGELGPVYGVQWRSWPTPDGTHIDQISEVLQTLRTNPDSRRMLVSAWNVAELNKMALAPCHAFFQFYVADGRLSCQLYQRSADLFLGVPFNIASYALLTHMVAQQTELEPGDFIWTGGDCHIYDNHLDQVDEQLSRDPYPFPTLRLRPAPTLFDYVYEDVEVVGYQHHPAIKAPVAV